In Aegilops tauschii subsp. strangulata cultivar AL8/78 chromosome 3, Aet v6.0, whole genome shotgun sequence, one genomic interval encodes:
- the LOC109775205 gene encoding endoglucanase 2, with protein sequence MPLRSRAPIQSTRQCGIPSFASLMALNQPAIAMGLLVVLVLAAMAQVAYCAGGGTTQNYREALAKSILFLEAQRSGVLPASQRVGWRSNSGLQDGKANGVDLTGGYYDAGDNVKFGLPMAFTVTMMSWSVLEYGGQMQAAGELGNALEAIKWGTDYFVKAHPEPSVLYGEVGDGDTDHFCWQRPEEMTTSRQAYRLDPQRPGSDLAGETAAAMAAASLVFRRSNPGYANLLLQHSKQMFDFADKFRGRYDASIPVARKYYQSVSGYSDELLWAAAWLFQATDDRRYLDYLANNADAMGGTGWSTAMFSWDIKYAGVQVLAAKILLQGRAGAHAAVLQRYRQKADFFVCASLGKQGYGNVKRTPGGLLYHMQWNNLQYVTSGSFLLAAYSDSLAAARQAAVWCPAGPASPAQIMAFAKSQVDYILGSNPRATSYMVGYGFIYPLEAHHRGASIVSFQSNPSFVACKAGYAIWYPRKGSNPNLLDGAIVGGPDENDNFVDDRNNYQQTEAPTYNNAPFMGVLARLAAGGRLDRSIPDGLDNQTSVAPSLSAAGDQGVHASPIVIEQNATASWTEKGRTYRRYAVTVTNRSLNKTVHELFLGIDKLYGPVTGLDKKRYGHVLQGTAPSVPAGGSVTFEYAHAAPPANVWVTGYKLV encoded by the exons ATGCCCTTGCGCTCCAGAGCTCCCATCCAAAGCACCAGACAGTGTGGCATTCCCTCTTTTGCTAGCCTCATGGCCTTGAACCAACCAGCCATAGCCATGGGTCTCCTCGTCGTCTTGGTGCTTGCCGCCATGGCACAGGTGGCGTACTGCGCGGGTGGTGGCACCACCCAGAACTACCGCGAGGCGCTGGCCAAGAGCATCCTCTTCCTCGAGGCCCAGCGGTCCGGCGTGCTCCCCGCCAGCCAAAGGGTCGGCTGGAGGTCCAACTCCGGCCTCCAGGACGGGAAGGCCAACGGG GTGGATCTCACGGGCGGCTACTACGACGCCGGCGACAACGTCAAGTTCGGGCTGCCGATGGCGTTCACGGTGACCATGATGTCGTGGAGCGTCCTCGAGTACGGCGGGCAGATGCAGGCGGCCGGCGAGCTCGGCAACGCCCTGGAGGCCATCAAGTGGGGCACCGACTACTTCGTCAAGGCGCACCCGGAGCCCAGCGTGCTCTACGGAGAG GTGGGAGACGGTGACACCGACCACTTCTGCTGGCAGCGGCCGGAGGAGATGACGACGAGCCGTCAGGCGTACCGCCTCGACCCCCAGCGCCCGGGCTCCGACCTCGCCGGAGAGACCGCCGCCGCAATGGCCGCGGCGTCGCTCGTGTTCCGCCGCTCCAACCCGGGATACGCGAACCTACTCCTGCAACACTCCAAGCAG ATGTTTGATTTCGCCGACAAGTTCCGGGGAAGGTACGACGCCAGCATCCCTGTGGCGAGGAAATATTACCAGTCAGTCAGCGGATACAGC GACGAGCTGCTGTGGGCGGCGGCGTGGCTGTTCCAGGCGACCGACGACCGGCGCTACCTGGACTACCTTGCTAACAACGCCGACGCGATGGGCGGCACGGGCTGGTCCACCGCCATGTTCAGCTGGGACATCAAGTACGCCGGCGTGCAGGTCCTCGCCGCCAAGATCCTGCTGCAAGGCAGAGCCGGCGCGCACGCCGCCGTGCTGCAGCGGTACCGGCAGAAGGCCGACTTCTTCGTGTGCGCGTCCCTCGGCAAGCAGGGCTACGGCAACGTCAAGCGGACGCCCGGCGGCCTCTTGTATCACATGCAGTGGAACAACCTCCAGTACGTGACCAGCGGGTCGTTCCTCCTGGCCGCCTACTCCGAcagcctcgccgccgcccggcaGGCCGCCGTGTGGTGCCCGGCCGGGCCGGCGTCGCCCGCGCAGATCATGGCGTTCGCCAAGTCCCAGGTGGACTACATCCTGGGGAGCAACCCGAGGGCGACGAGCTACATGGTCGGGTACGGCTTCATCTACCCGCTGGAGGCGCACCACCGGGGCGCGTCCATCGTGTCCTTCCAGTCCAACCCGTCGTTCGTGGCCTGCAAGGCCGGGTACGCGATCTGGTACCCCCGCAAGGGCAGCAACCCGAACCTGCTCGACGGCGCCATCGTCGGCGGGCCGGACGAGAACGACAACTTCGTCGACGACAGGAACAACTACCAGCAGACCGAGGCGCCCACCTACAACAATGCGCCGTTCATGGGCGTGCTCGCTCGGCTCGCCGCCGGCGGCCGGCTTGATCGGTCAATTCCAGATG GGCTTGACAACCAGACCTCAGTAGCGCCATCTCTTTCTGCTG CCGGCGATCAAGGTGTGCACGCGTCGCCGATCGTGATCGAGCAGAACGCGACGGCGTCCTGGACGGAGAAGGGCCGGACGTACCGCCGGTACGCGGTGACGGTGACCAACAGGTCGCTGAACAAGACGGTGCACGAGCTGTTCCTCGGCATCGACAAGCTCTACGGCCCGGTGACGGGGCTCGACAAGAAGCGGTATGGCCACGTGCTCCAGGGCACGGCGCCGTCGGTGCCCGCCGGCGGGAGCGTCACGTTCGAGTACGCCCACGCCGCGCCGCCGGCGAACGTCTGGGTCACCGGCTACAAGCTCGTCTGA